The genomic region TGACACTTTGATTAATTTCTCTCTGTGTTGCCTAACAGCTTGAGTAGGTAGACTGGTTTCTGTTTGAAGAACTCAgggttttccatttaaaaaaaaaggaagattttGAAGTCCGTGCCTGTGTGCAATGTTGTCCTTGGGTTCCCTAACAATGCTAACAGTGAGAGTTGATGAGGTCATAGAACTGCTATCTGTTAAACAATGTACACACTGGAAGCGATTCGCTCGAATGTGTCCATCAGAGACCATAGAAAGTGGAAGACATTtgacatcttcaagcaactacAGCTAGAGACATTAAGTGGGCGGGGCCTGTGATAAAGGCCCTTCAGTCGAGCGGCGAAAAATCACTAAATGTCCAAAGTGTGGAATATCCAATCTGGGTCAGTGAGGAGTTGCTGCCCCAAGTATGGGAATCTGAGTATCTCTCGATCTTGTTTCTAAGGAGGAAAACAAATCCtatattttcttgcttttttaaaaaaactttatgGCATATTCCATTTGAAATCGGAAGCTAGAATTTCAATTTGATTGCCCTGTCAAGCTGGACTTTCAACTCAGAGAAGCCACACCAACACTGATTTAATAATCAGAGATGGTGGCAGTGCAACAACGTGGACTGGgacttccttttttcccccctttagtTTATAGAGCTATTTCACAGCAGGTGTTTTGACTGTCAAAAGccagaaaataagaaaatgccCATTGAAAAAGTGCTGTAATTTACATTTCTAAAGTATCCTAGTGAGCCATTTCAGTGAACGAACACAAAACACCTTGAAAGGCCTTAAAATTGCCTCATTTAAGTGGAATAAAGCAGTCATTGTTAATGCCTGCTTTGACAGGACCAAAAAGGTCTCTAATTAAAGTATTACTGCACACaacatatatgtataaaaaaacaaccctcaAATTATGCAGACTAACACACAATGGATGGAATCATTTTACACTATTCTCTCATTATTGTGTGGGGTTAGTCTTACGCTCTGGTGCTGCACTTACACGAAGATGATTAAtgtgtgaaaaatataaaagatgaaagaaGGGTTCAAATTGATGCATCACAGGTCAACACATTCTGACACTGAGCCTCATGTGTGGGCTGAGCTCCAGAACATTTTCTCAAAATGCCACCATTTAGCATCTCCTAATTTTTCCTTCCTTGTCTaggaaatgaaagtgaaaatagTCTTCTATTCTCGAGAAAATAAGCTTTCCTGAATTTTACCCTTTTATATAATTCAAGGCAGTAAAGATAATTTTTCAGACTTGACAAGGCTCCAGCAGAAGACATCAGATAACTTTAGATTAACTTAGATAATTAGATAACAAAAAAACGGAATACTACTTTCCACTGTGGCCAAACTTCTCTTAATGAGCtaaatttctgttttatccCTTTTAAGTAACATCCTACATTTGATTAATAGACTATAAATGTTAAACCTAATGTTCTCAGTGATTGAGTGGAATCCTGGCAACATGCAAAACATGCAAAAGGCCTTCAGGGACTTAATGaagtaataaaatgttttaccCTCCAGAGTAAAACATGACGTCCATGAGCAGAGTGGCCACAGAGGGCAGTGTGTCTGGGTCCAGGCTGGTCACACAGAACATGTTGCTGGGACTGGATAAGGGGTGAATGATAGGACGGGGCACTGAAAAAGATAATACATGAGGGCTTAGGAGGCTTCTTAATAAAAGACTACATGGCAATACATTTTCTGATCATCCTTTTTCCATTCATCTGAGCTTAGACTTCCCTTGTCTGTACTGGGTGAAAAAGTGAGCTTGAAAACTGCATTTGCCAACATTAAGAAGGAGCTTTCAAGCTCAGCTTGTACACCAACaggaacaaaacacaaattgtATGAACAGCAATAAAGACTGTGTGCTGTGTAATTGAAAGCACCACAGTGCACTTAAGTGGAGCTTTAGTGGAGATTATCCAACAGCCGTTTCTACAATcataaataaacctttaaacATTAAGGTTAATTAGACACAATTTGATgtatatgtttgcacattttatatttaaacaatGCTGAAAAAGTTTacgcatttatttatatataaacttaAAATGTAAGCATCTCACccgtaataaaaacaaatccacaacaaatgtattattatttcagGGCTGAGAAACAagcataattacattttaatccCATTTTATAGATTTTATATCCCATTTCCTGTAGtggaaacatttaaattttcttttaatccAGGACTAGTCTTAAAGGGGGCCAGATTATATTATATACATGCTGTTCCAGTCGTTGATGCTcatattaaatactgtaaatgtgGGCCACAAGGACAGGCTTCAGCGTGCAGTAAACACTTAACCACTGAGCCACTGAGAGCGGATGTTAATATGGTGATCTGTGGgtgtgagcacagaagccccacccacctgctgttttaACATTCTGTGcacgaggggcagccaatcgaAAGAAAGTGGTCTCAAAGGGAGAAAGAACGGAGTCATAATGGCTTGAATGAACTGAGGTTGTACTATATAAGGTTTGTTTTAAAGAGATACTTTAATAgattccaagaaaaaaaaatggagctgGAAATTAACATAATGGGTCCACTTTAATGTCTGTGAAACAGCACAAATTAATATGCAGAGATTATTACGTTGAAGAAACAAGtctgaaaacattttgtaaGTGCTTTGCAAAACCCATTTCCGATTACAGAGATCTCAGTATCAATACACTATCGTCCAATCGCATTGCAGATTGCATTTGTGCAGATGTAATCTCAAAACCACACAGTGGCGACaatttggctttttaaaaatggatccGTGTTAATAAACAATGACCAGTAACCTGGACGTCTTGGCCCAAGTATTGGCCATGGATCCCCTCAAGTTGGCAGAAATATTGAAATGTCAGTCCACATTAAAGGCTGTTAAAGGCAGGGTGAAAGCATTAAGCTTTTCTCTAGACAGAAATATTGAATTATTTTGTTAACTCTTACCTAGTTTTGGTTTCACAAAGCCATTGGTCACCCCCAGATTGTGAGCAGCAACAGTCTCCCCGTTGACCACTCGAAACAAAGTGAATTCGGAAGACAGAGTGTGCATGACCATCGGGAGGTCTCGCTCTCGAACCTGGGGACGGCAACATGAACGAGTTCAGAGGTCAAGAGTAAATGCTGAATATGTAACAGGAAAGAAATGTCGATGAATTTTCAGAGAAATCGTTTGATGGGAAATCCCACTCTTATTCTCCTAGCCCGAGCTTTTTTCTAATgaaatgctttcatttattttcagtgtgcCCACTCTCTTGCTTGCCTAATCTACATTTGCTTTTAATGACTTCCTACAAAATGGCTTTTGATAATGAGCAGAAAATGGGATTGGGCTGTTCATATTCAGCCAGATTTATATGTtctgaggaggagcagagaagaCAGTAAAGCTGCATTCTTTGCTTTAAACACAGCCTTTAGTTCTGAGTATTAGCATGGGCGGACAAAATGGAACATGGATCTTTGCCTCTTATGCCAACCATGCCGTCCTGCATCATTAGGGCTGAGCAATATGTCAAAGCAGGTTTATTTGTTGAGCTCTTTTCATACACGAAGGTAAACATGTGCAACATAAAGAAAAGGAGCATACAACGGTTAGAAgtggaaaacaaagcaaattgaAACGCAAACAGACCAAGAAAGACATGAAAAGCGAGAACTGGCCATGAGCCAATGCATTTAAGATGATTATTGTTACAgtctaatcagatcatcatgaTATGACTCACTCaaatgcattttgcattttttggtCCTTGTGTAATTGCATTAAGAGCGGGGTTCACGAGCATGTGGCTTTGATATGTATTGTGGAGAATTGGAAGATTAAGTTGAAAGGGTCAAGAAGACCTCGGGGAGCCAGAACTTTTCACAGCAAATTTCAAGGAAATTAGTTTTCCAGATTTCTTAGAAACTAATTGCTGACAGCAGGGGTAGAGAAAAAGCCACCAAAATTATTATGGTAATGAAGcaattaatatttatatttctttaacttTGCTGTCTCTAATTAAAACTAAGCTGATCTCTGTTTAAGGTGGGAAGGGTGGCAGCACGAATTTAATTGGCGTATTAGCTGTCGCTCTTGTAATTGTTGCTCCTGAGAAGCTGGTGTGTGTGGCAGATCTGAGCAGACTGACTCAGTCAGGATGCTTGTTGCTCTGTTGAAATGAGTGTATTCAACATTTGGGTCAGGCTTTACCGCTTTATGTAACACAAAAGATCATagcagtgaaaaaataaaacatcttaaGCTGGTTTGTCTTTTGGCCTGCTGAGGGATTCAGTAATGCAATGAAACACAGAGTGAAATGAAGGTAGGAGATGGCTTGTGGGTGTGGATGACAAGGTCAGTGTTGGACGTTTTCTTTACCTCTTTTCATCTTATATACCAACAATTAGGACAGTGGGAAGGAGCCTGTGTCGAGACAGGAAGCATGCCCCGAGTATGATACCTTAAATTCCAGCAAGAGGCTGATCTGCTGATCCCCTTTATGTAACAGATTATCAACATCAGcacaggttttttgttttttttcccattttcatgAACATGCTGAAGCTGGTCAGCAGGCCTTGTTTTTCCATTAATGCAaggcaataaaaaaagaaaggaaaaaagactcCCTGTAGCCAAAAAGGCATGAGAAAGGATTTCATCCTAAATCAAAAGAAGTGGGGCCGTGCAAGGTACACTATATCCAAGGTTATTGCTTTTTCATATCAGGCACTGTAGATGTAAACAACTGTGCTGCCAGGAGTTGCATAAAAGACAAATAATGCAACACACCGAGCATGCTAAGAAGCAGATCAACTGTTGGCTCATAACACACAATCATCTTTACTAAAcagaactgaaaaagaaactgcACTTTCAGTTCACTCTGACAGACGGGGGAGGGGGGCTGTGTGAGGTCAAGTGCTGTCATGATACCTGAAGCACAGTCTGGATTCATATCAATTAAAATGCATCCCAGTGGTTCCCACTGAGCATGCAAATAAGCAGCGGAGAGGCGGCTCTCACTGCAGCAGTTGCTAGTGCTGTTTTTCTACTTATCGCCATTAAAATACCTGTGAGATCAGAGGATGGTACTACAAACAGTTTACTTCTGATTTAGCTCAGCATGTGATGGAGTGATGGCCTGTTCAGTGTATACAGCTGTGTATTGCCTCTCATCCAACAACTATATACAAAAGATGGGCTACCATGATGTCATGGGTTTGTAAAGTCCCACTTTAAAGTCTCAACTTGGACTTGGCATCACCATCTTGGTTCTTGATTtctgttcaattttatttattaggcGCCAAGTCACAGCAAAACTCTGCTCAAGGCGCTTTAAAATGTAAGGTAAACCTCTACACTACTGCAGAGAGAACCAGACCACCCTCTATTAACAGTCACTtgttgacagtgggaagaaaaaactcccttttaacaggaagaaacctccggaagaatcaggctcaggaaggggagGCTGCTGCAACCAGTGGGGAGTGAGGGGGAGGGATACAGAACAAAAGATAGTGTGGAAGAATGAAGGGAAGATCTAATTGTGAAACTGACAGAAGCCTCACCCCAAAAACATATTGTCTATTGTACTCTACATGAAACCATAGTGCAAAACTAGTTTCGAGGTCATAAATTGTTGTGCAAAATGCCCCCTGCTGGTTATTAGAAAGGATATTTAAGGGGCTTCTGTGCCAACCTTTCTCAGAGACTACACCCATTTTTTTAATCCTATGGTATTGGTTGATGTCAATTGGGATAACTCCAGCCCCTCGAGCCGTGTGTCGAGTCATTTTTTTGAGAGCATCACGTGGCTGTCGAGACCCacaccattcacacacagaacCTTGACATGAACAATATTCACACTCACCAGGATGAAGTCCGTCTGATACGTCGACagcatgaaaacagaaatgttgTGGTCGGCCAGTGGTGCGATGACTGATTTAGCGATTTTGGTGACTCCTATGGGTTGTGAAGTGGATGTGTTGCTACCTCCTGACACCACGTTAAGGGCCACCCACGTGGCGTCGGCAACGCTGATGTGCTCCGACTGGGGCAGCTCTGGAAATGAAATCAGAAACAGTTGGGAGTGGAGCTGGTACAGTTGTTTGGCTGTCACAAAATTTAATGGTTAAGATTTGAGACAGATTGTTTCATAGAGGCAGCAAcacagatggatggatttaaTCTTTACCAACAACCTCTttggaataaaaagaaaacaagctggGTATCAGTAGTTTTCATCTGcactcatttctttctttttttgatctGTAATGTACTCACTTTTGcataataaatacagttttatttctgACTGATTAGGAATATGATACTTTTAACAGCTTTGAGGTAAGGTCACAGAGCAAAAGCATTAAATATTAGACCAGCATTTCCCTTTCTGAGTCATTCGTGAGTCAGATTTGTGCCTTGATGACTCTCTTTGTCTTCTTGAGCCATTATAACTCTGAGCTTTAACATTTATCATTATCCTGTCACTGGTGCCTGTAGCTGTCTAATGACTTCAACACAGAGAAGCCACGGTTGTGTTTACACCAGTGACTGGGATAAAATAATGAACCCCGCAGGTAAGAACCACAGACTGTGTAAATAAGACGTCAATGCACTAAAGCATCCTCTATTTAACTCTGAATCTGCTCATAGTTGTTAAAGAAAACTTAAGACTACCACTATCTCGACACAAAGTGTTTAATGCAGTCATAGCACAAGTGAGAAGTAGGGTCATTTTCTCATGGAGAAAGAAGAGCTGGacttctttctaatggccattAGGGGGCAACACATCTGGTAAAAAGAAGAGctggctttatttttttaaacccagaATCAATATAAACCTTTtagaaatactttattaatcccaaaggAAATAAGGCTAATAAAGCATAACTTTTAGTTGCTAGGTGAGTTCCGATTCAAGTAAAAAAGAGAACAGGGCTCACCTGGCAATGATACTCCCATGAGTGAAATGTCCAATTACTGTGagggactgtgtataaaaatggctgcaatttttaaactgttatgtaatacttttgttaaacccctcaaataaaagctgaaagtctAGACTTAAACCGCATGTTGGTGGTTTGATTTAAAAGCTACTGTGACGGTGAAAAGAGGCAAAGTTACCAAAACTGCATCCATGTCCAAATATAATTTACAACATACAAAGTATGATCTACCCAAGACATGTGGACTGAACTGGGTTGTGCACTCATGGGCTAATTAGGGACTAATTGTCCATAATCAACATGCATAAGGATATATAGTATGCATCTTCTTGGGGGTTTCCAGTATGATTTAATTTCACAATGTAGTTCAGTTCAATATAAGAAAGACAATAACCCACAGAGCCAGCCACCAGTAGAAAATACCTGCACCAGTTACGCAACAAATAGCCTGTAGTCTCCAGGGTAACTAAGGAGGGTCACCCTGGAGAAGGGTGTGTAATGACACGGATTCACTCACTCAGCCAACACAGCGAGCAGCAGCTTGGCCTCACATCTATAATGACAAAGTGTGCTCAAACAGTGTCAGCTGAAGCCGCGCGGTGCTGGTGAGAATCATAGATTACACAATGCGACCTTCTCTTGCCGCCTGGTCTCTGGTTGCCACAGTGACTTCAAAGATTAGTATCCACAAAGCGAGGCTCACCTTTAAATCCTTCCTCGTCGACGATGATGGTATAGTCCTCTGGAGTCTCTGTCAAACTGAAAAACTTGCATCTAAAttggagggaaaagaaaagggagagcaGATCAAACAGTGGAGAATATATGTGGaaagttttaaaataatcttaataaTCTCTCACTGTTTCTCCTTCCTCAcactataaacacacacatcatgTGGAATTAACCTATAGACTGTACAAAGTAGTGCTTCTGGGTATAAAATAAGTGCAGAAGGGTATTAAAGtcagtaaacacagaaaaatctgtCTCAAACTGAGCATTTGGCACAATCTAATCACAAATGCTTATgtgattatttgaaactttgaccATGTTTAATTTGACCATCCACcatcattacaaaaaaataaggaaaaaaattatattaggTCCCCTTTAAATAAACACCCACAAGGACGAATGCATGTCTTCATCATCTTCTATTGAATATGAGGCTCACAAACCCAGTGATTAATAAAGTGCTGGGCAGCTTTACCCCTCTCCAACAGACAAAGGCAAATTTTGCTTTGACAGGAATCTCCGTGATCCAgagatgtttttaaatgcacaaaatatACTGAGGCTATGAGCTCAAAACATCTATATCTGACAGAAATCCCATTTTATCCCATTTAGCTTAAAAACCTTATCTGTAAGTACGTTTTAGgccatacatatacatatacaactTTGGTATAAGTGTTTGGAAttaaaatcatttcattttagcTTTGGTTTATCTGTCTAAGAGTTTGGTTTCTTTAACAGTGAGAATTAAAGTCTCATAAAAGGCCAGTGTAGCTGTAGattcacacaaacatttacTGGAAATTATATAAAGAATCTTTGGTCACTATGCGATTAAAAGAAGTGAATTTGCTGACTGACCACCTCTACACAGACCACAAGCCAGCTGACGTTTGTGTCTTGGACTTATAATTTACCTGACTTACTGCAACTTGCAATGACCTCATGAAAAACTTGCACAAGCATAATTTCAGCACAACAACAGTGGAGACAAAGTCTTAAAAGCAAGTTGTGCCACTGAGCTGAGTCTTGATAATGATCTGAGTAGCTATTTTCCAAGAAATCCTCAGTCATATCTGATTTAAACACTTAAAATGTTTGGCTACTGCCTAAAAACAGATTTGGAAAAGCTTTTTCTCCCCCACACACGCAGAGCTCAGTGCCCTCAGGGTCAACGTGTCTGACTCATCCCACCAGAGCACTGGGCAAATGCCATGCTAATTCATATTATGGATGCAGCATGAAATGGACCAGCTTTTATTGTTTAGCACTTTTCTAATCTTATTTGACCACTCAGAGTGCTCTTCACTATAAGCCACATTTACCTTTTTCACACATAATCATACATCACGGTACTGCACTTAAGCACTTTGCAACCTCACCTACGGCAAAATTCCAATCATCAGTTAACCAAACATACATGTGTTTGGACAGTAGGAGGACGTCAAAGAACCCGGAGAGACCTCACACAGCCTGGAACATGCACACTCCACACAGGAAGGCTCCAGCCAACTAGGAGGTTTGATCTTGCTGTGAAGAAACAGTACTAACTGCTGCTCTAACCAATCTCCGAGGAGATATGCACATAGTCAAACTGTTGTGAACTTGAGATTTGCACTTGTTTGAGCGCTCATATATTTCAGATTTGTCTGTTGATAAGCCCATCTGGGCAGGGGCGTTACAGAAAAATCCCACCTACATTTCTATTTgtattttgattctttttgaCTGCCTCGTTTCTGCATCATCATGTGCCTTGTTGAGGTAAATGGCATATAGAAGTGACAGATTATTAACAACTCAGTGTTCCTCATCAAATTTTGTTAAGAGGACACTTTTGAAAACCACTAGTCAGATCTGACCACATCTGCCTCTTGACATTCAGATCATCGCATTTAAACTGTTCTCAGATGGTAAAAGATGTTAGAGACAAAAGTGTGCCCCAAAGATTTTACAACAAATGGAAAACGGTGCAGTaggaaaaacaacacacacaacgCTCCTCTGATAATCACATTCTTTACACACCAGCTACTGAAAGCTCACACTTCATATTGGCTGAAAGGTGTGAATAATGACAA from Astatotilapia calliptera chromosome 10, fAstCal1.2, whole genome shotgun sequence harbors:
- the castor2 gene encoding cytosolic arginine sensor for mTORC1 subunit 2, translated to MELHILEHSLKVASIEKEGIQICTHGLIKLAFLASKTRCKFFSLTETPEDYTIIVDEEGFKELPQSEHISVADATWVALNVVSGGSNTSTSQPIGVTKIAKSVIAPLADHNISVFMLSTYQTDFILVRERDLPMVMHTLSSEFTLFRVVNGETVAAHNLGVTNGFVKPKLVPRPIIHPLSSPSNMFCVTSLDPDTLPSVATLLMDVMFYSGGQKESGASSEDSNHIRFFSFSLIEGYISLVMDEQTTQRFPNNVLFTSASGELWKMVRIGGQPLGFDECGIVAQISEPLATADIPAYYISTFKFDHALVPEENIQSVIGALRTESAAQ